The Natronoglycomyces albus genome has a segment encoding these proteins:
- a CDS encoding DUF349 domain-containing protein, translated as MQDWTRFGRVDADGTVFVKTSSGERAVGSWQAGSPDEGLAHFARKYADLVVEVDLIAARLNSASADVPQAAAAVKKLRDGLDEAPVVGDIDALKTRLDELAKHAASRVEEVKAVKEEERAEATAKKEALVAEAEELAKRDSHWKATGERFAAIVDEWKSIHGVDRKTDSALWRKFASARETFTRRRGAHFAQLDAERKVIAAKKEELIAQAEELSTSTDWGPTADALKGLMAEWKEAGRLAPDAEQKAWKRFRAAQDVFFNARSEVFSARDAEYEQNQEAKEELLKRAEALDVEGDPKAAQAAFREIQGQWGEIGRVPRSAQNKLQRRLRKVDDAIRAAMDVAWRRVPVEDNPILKQMRQQVAEAEEKLERAKSTGNSKQIAKAEKELAGKQQMLSLAESAR; from the coding sequence ATCCAAGACTGGACCCGGTTCGGTCGAGTTGACGCAGACGGCACTGTCTTCGTCAAAACCTCCTCAGGGGAACGCGCGGTTGGCTCCTGGCAAGCGGGCAGCCCTGATGAGGGTTTGGCCCACTTTGCCCGTAAGTACGCAGATTTGGTCGTGGAAGTCGACCTGATTGCCGCGCGTCTCAATTCCGCTTCCGCCGATGTCCCACAGGCGGCAGCAGCGGTGAAAAAGCTCCGCGATGGCCTCGATGAGGCCCCTGTCGTGGGCGATATCGACGCTCTGAAGACACGTCTCGATGAGCTGGCCAAACACGCGGCTTCGCGGGTTGAAGAAGTCAAGGCCGTCAAGGAAGAGGAACGTGCCGAGGCTACCGCGAAGAAGGAAGCCCTTGTAGCTGAAGCCGAAGAGCTCGCCAAGCGCGACAGCCATTGGAAAGCCACCGGGGAACGCTTCGCCGCGATCGTCGACGAGTGGAAGTCCATCCACGGTGTCGACCGCAAGACCGACTCGGCCCTGTGGCGCAAGTTCGCTTCCGCCCGCGAGACCTTCACCCGGCGCCGGGGCGCGCACTTCGCTCAGCTCGACGCCGAACGCAAAGTCATCGCCGCGAAGAAGGAAGAACTCATCGCGCAGGCCGAAGAGCTTTCCACCTCCACTGACTGGGGCCCGACCGCCGACGCGCTCAAAGGGCTCATGGCCGAGTGGAAGGAAGCGGGTCGTCTGGCTCCAGACGCGGAGCAAAAGGCCTGGAAACGGTTCCGCGCCGCCCAGGACGTGTTCTTCAATGCCCGTTCCGAGGTCTTCTCCGCTCGCGATGCCGAGTACGAGCAAAACCAGGAAGCCAAGGAAGAGCTGCTCAAGCGAGCTGAGGCACTTGACGTAGAGGGAGATCCAAAGGCTGCTCAGGCTGCCTTCCGGGAAATCCAAGGGCAGTGGGGCGAGATCGGCCGCGTGCCACGGAGCGCCCAGAACAAGCTACAGCGCCGCCTGCGCAAGGTTGACGACGCGATCCGCGCCGCGATGGACGTGGCATGGCGTCGGGTTCCCGTCGAAGACAACCCGATCCTCAAGCAAATGCGTCAGCAGGTTGCCGAAGCCGAGGAAAAGCTGGAGCGCGCCAAGTCCACCGGAAACTCCAAGCAGATCGCCAAGGCTGAAAAGGAACTGGCCGGGAAACAGCAGATGCTGTCTCTAGCCGAGAGCGCAAGATAA
- the miaA gene encoding tRNA (adenosine(37)-N6)-dimethylallyltransferase MiaA produces the protein MGVVHLSRGGNTARLPGRTIAVVGPTAAGKTALSIAVAHTLDGEVINADSMQLYEGMDIGTAKADLTERDGVPHHLFDIWDCTVSADVASYQKLARAAIDEVSSRGKQPLLVGGSGLYIQAVLDEFNFPGTDPEIRSRWEARLQEVGADALHAELAARDAKAAEAILPSNGRRIVRALEVIELTGSFVAALPEPREEYPAVRIGIDLDTAQLDHRIELRVERMWEAGLVEEVRQLASRGLGEGKTASRALGYKQVLEFLAGKCSEEEAKLATVVGTRRFVRRQRSWFKRDKRITWFDGSDADLLEKVLEHLETHAIQI, from the coding sequence TTGGGGGTAGTTCATTTGAGCCGAGGTGGCAACACTGCCAGACTACCCGGACGAACAATCGCCGTCGTAGGGCCTACCGCCGCCGGCAAGACCGCTTTGTCGATCGCTGTGGCCCATACGCTGGACGGGGAGGTGATCAATGCCGACTCGATGCAACTGTATGAAGGCATGGATATCGGCACCGCGAAGGCTGACCTCACCGAGCGCGATGGCGTTCCCCATCACCTGTTCGACATCTGGGATTGCACAGTCAGCGCGGACGTGGCCAGTTACCAAAAATTGGCCCGTGCGGCGATAGACGAGGTGAGCTCGCGAGGCAAACAGCCCCTCTTGGTGGGGGGCTCAGGTCTGTACATCCAGGCGGTATTGGACGAGTTCAATTTTCCCGGAACCGACCCTGAGATCCGAAGCCGGTGGGAAGCGCGACTACAGGAAGTCGGTGCGGACGCTCTGCACGCGGAACTGGCCGCTCGTGACGCGAAAGCGGCCGAGGCGATTTTGCCCTCCAATGGCCGCCGGATCGTGCGGGCCTTGGAAGTCATTGAGTTGACCGGATCATTTGTGGCCGCGTTGCCGGAGCCCCGCGAGGAATACCCGGCTGTGCGGATCGGCATCGACCTCGATACGGCCCAGCTGGACCACCGCATTGAGCTTCGGGTGGAGCGAATGTGGGAGGCGGGGTTGGTAGAGGAAGTGCGGCAGCTGGCTTCCCGTGGTCTCGGCGAGGGAAAGACCGCGTCGAGAGCCTTGGGCTACAAGCAGGTATTGGAGTTTCTCGCAGGCAAGTGCAGTGAAGAAGAGGCCAAACTCGCCACCGTGGTGGGGACCAGGCGGTTTGTCCGCCGTCAACGTTCCTGGTTTAAGCGTGACAAGCGAATCACCTGGTTCGACGGCAGCGACGCCGACCTGCTGGAGAAGGTGCTGGAGCACCTTGAGACCCATGCGATCCAAATATAG
- a CDS encoding aldo/keto reductase family protein encodes MEFRHLGRSGLVISEIAYGNWITHGSQVEEDAAQACIKAALDAGITTFDTADVYARGAAEEVLGRGLKGLPRESLEIFSKVYWPMGEGKNDRGLSRKHIMEAIDATLRRLQTDYVDLYQAHRFDHETPREETMEAFADIVHSGKAHYIGVSEWTADQIRAGHKLARELKIQLVSSQPQYSALWRVIEAEVIPACEELGIGQIVWSPLAQGILTGKYKPGQDAPAGSRGADEKYGKFVTGFTQKPGLLESVQKLEPIANDHGLNMAQLALAWVLQNSNVSAAIIGASRPEQVDSNVKAAGVTLEDSAMKAIDEALADVAEFDPNKTVSPNPRA; translated from the coding sequence ATGGAATTCCGTCATCTCGGCCGCTCCGGCCTAGTCATTTCAGAAATTGCCTACGGCAACTGGATCACCCACGGCTCTCAGGTAGAGGAGGATGCCGCGCAGGCCTGTATCAAAGCAGCGCTCGACGCGGGCATCACCACATTCGACACCGCCGACGTGTACGCGCGCGGCGCCGCTGAGGAAGTGCTCGGACGTGGACTCAAGGGCCTCCCCCGGGAAAGCCTGGAGATCTTCTCGAAGGTCTACTGGCCCATGGGCGAGGGCAAGAACGACCGTGGCCTATCGCGCAAACACATCATGGAGGCCATTGACGCCACTTTGCGTCGTCTCCAGACCGACTATGTCGACCTATATCAGGCACACCGCTTCGACCACGAAACGCCGCGGGAAGAGACCATGGAGGCGTTTGCCGACATCGTCCATTCAGGAAAGGCTCACTACATTGGGGTCAGCGAGTGGACGGCCGACCAGATCCGCGCCGGACACAAACTGGCCCGGGAACTGAAGATCCAGCTCGTGTCCAGCCAGCCGCAGTACTCGGCTCTGTGGCGTGTGATCGAGGCTGAGGTCATCCCGGCTTGCGAGGAGCTTGGAATCGGGCAAATCGTGTGGTCTCCGCTGGCTCAGGGAATTTTGACCGGTAAGTACAAGCCAGGTCAGGATGCCCCGGCCGGTTCCCGCGGCGCCGACGAAAAGTACGGCAAGTTCGTCACCGGGTTTACCCAGAAGCCTGGACTGCTCGAGTCGGTCCAAAAGCTGGAGCCCATCGCCAACGACCACGGTCTAAACATGGCACAGCTAGCCCTGGCCTGGGTGTTGCAAAACTCGAACGTGTCGGCGGCGATCATTGGAGCCAGCCGCCCCGAACAGGTCGACAGCAATGTGAAGGCCGCGGGCGTCACGCTCGAGGACTCCGCGATGAAGGCCATCGACGAAGCCCTCGCGGATGTCGCCGAGTTTGACCCAAACAAGACCGTGAGCCCAAACCCGCGAGCATAA
- a CDS encoding WG repeat-containing protein has protein sequence MVDVAADLRAGLVRAIGPLDAATLRHGILDADVLQSVRTEVAHRLSRNPSEADCARLLGVRAVALRMLGDFEAAEADAATALDHAEASGADSVLSPARARLANILRVQGRFDAADKLFAMAEAGEIPRTLLGAVRAYAGLSCLGNGRHTEALIHFQRAIDDNAYPFIAQIVQCAINLLTERVEQLGFGPPPRSWTQRAANPVPEPYADPITGRWGYRDAGGNPVIETAFTQVGDFRGGIAAVCQADWGAIDKTGQVVVPLNFASLDTPTPDGRIVAGFVNGVAVADTGGVKGVVHRSGKMLVEPRFQHVIVHPAGLIVSVDGRTWSALNLEGAQLLSGQADQQDVIRFLKAVAIDDGPL, from the coding sequence ATGGTTGATGTCGCAGCGGACCTCAGAGCGGGGCTGGTGCGTGCCATCGGTCCTCTCGATGCCGCGACATTGCGCCACGGCATCCTCGACGCCGATGTCTTGCAGTCCGTCCGCACAGAGGTAGCCCACCGCCTCTCTCGTAACCCATCGGAGGCCGACTGTGCCCGGCTGTTGGGTGTGAGGGCGGTTGCGCTGCGCATGTTGGGAGATTTTGAGGCCGCCGAAGCCGACGCCGCGACCGCGCTTGATCACGCGGAGGCCTCCGGGGCCGACAGCGTCCTCTCGCCCGCGCGTGCCCGCCTAGCCAACATCTTGCGGGTACAGGGCCGCTTCGACGCGGCTGACAAACTCTTCGCCATGGCCGAGGCCGGGGAAATTCCCCGCACGCTGCTGGGGGCGGTCCGAGCCTATGCGGGCCTGTCGTGTCTGGGAAACGGCCGCCACACCGAGGCGCTCATTCACTTCCAGCGGGCGATCGACGACAACGCCTACCCTTTCATCGCCCAAATCGTGCAGTGCGCGATAAACCTATTGACCGAACGAGTCGAGCAACTGGGGTTCGGACCGCCACCGCGATCATGGACCCAACGTGCGGCCAACCCGGTGCCCGAACCCTACGCAGACCCGATCACGGGCCGCTGGGGATACCGTGATGCCGGGGGCAATCCCGTCATCGAAACGGCCTTCACCCAGGTGGGAGACTTCAGGGGCGGAATCGCCGCGGTTTGTCAGGCCGACTGGGGCGCGATCGACAAGACCGGTCAGGTCGTGGTGCCGCTAAACTTCGCGTCATTGGACACCCCGACCCCCGATGGACGCATTGTCGCCGGATTCGTCAATGGGGTGGCGGTCGCGGACACCGGCGGCGTCAAGGGCGTCGTCCACCGTTCTGGCAAAATGCTGGTCGAACCCCGCTTCCAACATGTGATTGTTCACCCAGCTGGGTTGATCGTGTCGGTCGACGGACGGACGTGGTCGGCTCTGAACCTTGAAGGGGCCCAGCTGTTGTCCGGGCAGGCTGACCAGCAAGATGTCATCCGATTCCTCAAGGCTGTCGCGATCGACGACGGACCCTTGTAG
- a CDS encoding DUF3043 domain-containing protein, with translation MAKKTSDSESKAARAAEKTGPARSSSAGSDATGKKGTPTPKRPRKAQARPPKNPPMTNKEARQQYKANKPSKQERQKLKNRQREQRARIAEGHFRGDPLYDKYHLSRDQGPERLLARDIVDSRRCVGQYFFFVALGLLILTNPVAVAAPEAVAIMNLMWILMVVAFILDSIYLCRKTSRLVFGRFPGTKQSKRGLFWYVIARSLMFRGMRMPRPRMTYKATEEDLGKVLRE, from the coding sequence GTGGCAAAGAAGACCTCCGACTCCGAATCGAAGGCCGCACGCGCGGCTGAGAAGACTGGGCCGGCTCGCTCCAGTAGCGCGGGATCGGATGCCACCGGAAAGAAGGGCACCCCGACGCCCAAGCGCCCCAGGAAGGCACAAGCCCGGCCGCCGAAAAACCCTCCCATGACCAATAAAGAGGCGCGGCAGCAATACAAGGCGAATAAACCCTCCAAGCAGGAACGCCAAAAGCTGAAGAACCGGCAACGTGAGCAGCGCGCCCGTATCGCCGAGGGACACTTCCGAGGCGACCCGCTGTACGACAAATATCACCTCTCGCGCGACCAGGGCCCCGAGCGGCTGCTAGCTCGCGACATCGTCGATTCACGCCGCTGCGTCGGGCAGTACTTCTTCTTCGTGGCACTGGGTCTACTGATCCTCACCAACCCGGTGGCCGTGGCCGCGCCCGAAGCCGTCGCGATCATGAATCTGATGTGGATTCTGATGGTCGTGGCGTTCATCCTCGACTCGATCTACTTGTGCCGGAAGACCAGCCGTTTGGTTTTCGGTCGCTTCCCGGGCACCAAACAGTCCAAGCGAGGTCTGTTCTGGTATGTCATCGCCCGCTCACTGATGTTCCGCGGGATGCGCATGCCTCGCCCACGCATGACCTATAAGGCGACCGAGGAAGACCTGGGCAAGGTTCTTCGCGAGTAG
- the murA gene encoding UDP-N-acetylglucosamine 1-carboxyvinyltransferase: protein MLIVHGGTPLKGEIRVRGAKNLVSKAMVAAVLGETPSTLYDVPQISDVGIVSGLLRVHGVEVTSGHDQSLHFDTSKVEAAGVDEINIHAGSSRIPILLCGPLLHRLGRAFIPDLGGCNIGGRPIDFHLNALREFGAVVDKTPGGLEITAPEGLKGIQYRLDYPSVGATEQVLLAAVRAEGTTELRNAAIEPEIIDLICVLQKMGAIIKVHTNRVIEITGVERLHGYSHRPIPDRIEAGSWASAALATQGEVFVRGARQADMMTFLNVFRSIGGEYEVNDSPVDGGIRFWHPGGPLKPVALETDVHPGLMTDWQQPLVVALTQAQGLSIMHETVYERRFGYTQELRAMGANIELYSECLGGTPCRWGRRNFLHSAVIAGPSKLHAADLQIPDLRAGFSHLIAALAAEGTSRVYGVDRYITRGYENFEAKLAALGANVERPGAAL, encoded by the coding sequence ATGTTGATCGTGCACGGTGGCACGCCCCTCAAGGGTGAGATCCGCGTCAGAGGCGCGAAAAACCTCGTATCCAAAGCCATGGTCGCCGCTGTTCTCGGCGAGACCCCCTCCACGCTCTACGACGTCCCCCAGATCTCCGATGTCGGCATCGTCTCTGGCCTGTTGCGCGTTCACGGCGTCGAGGTGACATCCGGTCACGACCAAAGCCTCCACTTCGACACCAGCAAGGTCGAAGCGGCGGGAGTAGACGAGATCAACATCCATGCCGGTTCCAGCCGCATCCCCATCTTGCTGTGCGGCCCACTACTTCACCGCCTCGGCCGCGCCTTCATTCCCGACCTCGGTGGCTGCAATATTGGCGGCCGCCCCATCGACTTCCACCTCAACGCGCTACGCGAATTCGGCGCGGTCGTGGACAAAACCCCCGGCGGCCTGGAAATCACCGCGCCGGAGGGACTCAAGGGAATCCAGTACCGACTCGACTACCCATCGGTGGGAGCCACCGAACAGGTCCTCCTCGCCGCCGTTCGGGCCGAAGGCACCACCGAGCTACGTAACGCCGCGATCGAGCCGGAAATCATCGACCTCATCTGTGTCTTGCAAAAAATGGGCGCGATCATCAAGGTCCACACCAATCGCGTCATCGAGATCACCGGTGTGGAACGCCTCCACGGCTATTCCCACCGCCCCATCCCCGACCGCATCGAAGCCGGCTCATGGGCCTCGGCCGCTCTAGCCACCCAAGGCGAGGTATTCGTACGCGGCGCGCGCCAAGCCGACATGATGACCTTCCTCAACGTCTTCCGCTCCATCGGCGGTGAATACGAGGTCAACGACAGCCCGGTCGATGGAGGCATCCGCTTTTGGCACCCGGGAGGTCCCCTCAAGCCGGTGGCTCTCGAAACCGATGTCCACCCGGGCCTCATGACCGACTGGCAGCAGCCGCTCGTGGTCGCGCTAACCCAGGCCCAGGGTTTGTCGATCATGCACGAGACGGTCTATGAGCGCCGTTTCGGCTACACCCAGGAATTGCGCGCCATGGGGGCCAATATCGAGTTGTACTCCGAATGCCTCGGCGGGACCCCGTGCCGATGGGGACGTCGCAACTTCCTGCACTCGGCCGTCATCGCCGGCCCATCGAAACTTCACGCCGCCGACCTGCAGATCCCCGACCTGCGGGCCGGCTTCAGCCACCTCATCGCGGCGCTGGCCGCCGAGGGCACCTCACGGGTGTACGGCGTCGATCGCTATATCACTCGCGGCTATGAGAACTTCGAAGCCAAGCTAGCGGCTTTGGGAGCGAACGTGGAACGGCCCGGCGCGGCCCTGTGA
- the nadA gene encoding quinolinate synthase NadA, whose translation MSGFVEPAPTATALMLLGRGTDADSEKGVDCPGELPAPSDPGLVERARKAKDALGDKLFILGHHYQRDEVIQFADVTGDSFKLAQQAAARPEAEFIVFCGVHFMAESADILTTEAQKVILPDLAAGCSMADMASDSQVRQCWDDLTEAGIAADVVPMTYMNSSAAIKSFVGERDGIVCTSSNAKRALTWAYERGEKVLFLPDQHLGRNTAVREMGFELSDCVVYNPHRPNGGLTQQELAEAKMILWRGHCSVHGRFTLECVEKMRQTDPAVNILVHPECTHEVVAAADYVGSTEYIIKTLQAAEPGSSWAVGTELNLVRRLANAHPDKRISFLDKTICYCSTMNRIDLPHLVWSLEELLAGRVPNQISVDPETTKWSKAALDRMLALP comes from the coding sequence ATGTCTGGATTTGTTGAGCCGGCCCCTACCGCAACTGCCCTTATGCTGCTTGGCCGCGGTACCGACGCCGATTCCGAGAAGGGAGTCGACTGCCCGGGCGAGCTGCCCGCGCCGTCAGACCCTGGCTTGGTCGAACGCGCCCGCAAGGCCAAAGACGCCCTCGGCGACAAGCTGTTCATCCTCGGACACCACTATCAACGTGACGAGGTCATCCAGTTCGCCGACGTCACCGGCGACTCCTTCAAGCTCGCGCAACAGGCCGCCGCGCGCCCGGAGGCCGAGTTCATCGTTTTCTGCGGCGTGCATTTCATGGCCGAATCGGCCGACATTCTCACCACAGAGGCACAGAAGGTGATCTTGCCCGACCTGGCCGCCGGATGTTCGATGGCCGATATGGCCTCGGACTCACAGGTCCGCCAGTGCTGGGATGACCTGACCGAGGCCGGGATCGCCGCTGACGTGGTGCCAATGACCTACATGAATTCTTCGGCGGCCATCAAGTCTTTCGTCGGGGAGCGCGACGGCATCGTGTGCACCTCCTCCAACGCCAAGCGGGCCCTCACCTGGGCCTACGAGCGTGGCGAAAAGGTACTGTTCCTTCCCGACCAGCACCTAGGACGCAACACGGCCGTGCGGGAAATGGGCTTTGAGCTGTCCGACTGTGTGGTCTACAACCCACACCGGCCCAATGGTGGACTGACCCAGCAAGAACTGGCCGAGGCGAAGATGATCCTATGGCGCGGGCACTGTTCGGTGCACGGCCGCTTCACGCTGGAGTGCGTTGAAAAGATGCGGCAGACCGACCCGGCTGTCAACATCTTGGTACACCCGGAGTGCACCCATGAGGTCGTCGCCGCCGCAGACTATGTCGGTTCGACCGAGTACATCATCAAGACTCTCCAAGCCGCCGAGCCGGGTTCCTCGTGGGCAGTTGGCACCGAGCTGAACCTTGTGCGCCGCTTGGCGAACGCGCACCCTGACAAGCGGATCTCGTTCCTCGATAAGACAATCTGCTACTGCTCGACCATGAACCGGATCGACTTGCCGCATTTGGTGTGGTCGTTGGAGGAACTCCTCGCCGGACGTGTGCCCAACCAGATCTCGGTCGATCCGGAGACCACCAAGTGGTCAAAGGCCGCCCTCGACCGCATGTTGGCGCTTCCCTAG
- a CDS encoding glycerate kinase, whose protein sequence is MRILIAPDKFAGTLTAEQAAEAIGQGWRRSRPGDEIHTMPLADGGPGFLAALHASLTNSHLRTLTVLDPLGRQVEAAYLRHGEAAYIEAAAGVGLHLLTEAERDPRRATSFGLGQLIAAAIDHGARQLIIGLGGTAVCDGGAGMLTALGLTLRDAADHVVPYGAAHLINAASLDGFALLRGVEIVAATDVDSPLLGPSGATYMFAPQKGADAADLPLFEAGLARLASLLQELPTAPSGLLGCPGGGAAGGIGAALLALGARRESGAQIVSGTLGLRSAIEQADLVITGEGSFDSQSLRGKVPAEVAAEARRSGRRCVVLAGRIGTEAEDPTGAQGTRCPESRWREAGVSAVWSLTEHLGSSEAAWHNAQTGLVELAQHVASDIA, encoded by the coding sequence ATGCGCATCCTCATCGCCCCGGACAAATTCGCTGGTACGCTCACCGCCGAGCAAGCCGCAGAGGCGATCGGGCAGGGTTGGCGCCGCAGCCGCCCCGGTGACGAGATCCACACGATGCCGTTGGCTGATGGCGGCCCTGGGTTCCTGGCGGCTTTGCACGCTTCCCTCACGAATTCGCATCTGCGCACATTGACGGTTCTTGATCCCCTCGGCCGCCAGGTGGAGGCCGCGTATCTTCGCCACGGGGAGGCCGCCTACATCGAGGCCGCCGCCGGTGTGGGTCTACATTTGCTGACCGAAGCCGAACGAGATCCGCGCCGCGCCACCAGCTTCGGGCTCGGCCAACTCATCGCCGCCGCGATCGACCACGGAGCCCGGCAACTCATCATCGGCCTGGGCGGCACCGCGGTGTGCGATGGGGGCGCTGGCATGCTCACCGCCTTGGGGCTGACGTTGCGCGATGCGGCCGATCATGTGGTTCCCTACGGCGCTGCCCATCTGATCAACGCGGCAAGCCTTGACGGGTTTGCGCTACTGCGCGGGGTTGAGATCGTAGCTGCCACGGACGTCGACTCACCTCTACTTGGACCTAGCGGCGCGACCTACATGTTCGCACCACAAAAGGGCGCGGATGCGGCCGATCTGCCGTTGTTCGAAGCGGGGCTGGCCCGACTGGCGAGCTTGCTACAGGAACTGCCGACCGCGCCTTCGGGCCTCCTCGGTTGCCCAGGCGGCGGCGCCGCGGGTGGCATAGGCGCGGCCTTGCTTGCGTTGGGAGCCCGGCGCGAGTCTGGGGCCCAGATCGTCTCTGGCACCCTCGGGCTGCGCTCTGCCATCGAGCAGGCCGATCTTGTTATCACCGGTGAGGGTTCGTTCGATTCGCAGAGCCTGCGAGGAAAAGTCCCGGCCGAAGTGGCCGCCGAGGCCCGTCGTAGCGGACGCCGTTGTGTGGTCTTGGCGGGCCGCATCGGTACGGAAGCCGAGGACCCCACCGGCGCCCAGGGGACAAGGTGTCCGGAGAGCAGGTGGCGGGAGGCCGGAGTGAGCGCTGTGTGGTCACTCACCGAACATTTGGGAAGTTCCGAGGCGGCCTGGCATAATGCACAGACAGGGCTGGTCGAATTGGCCCAACATGTTGCCTCCGACATTGCCTAA
- a CDS encoding HesB/IscA family protein: MSATQQAEGANTESTTAIGVTLTDEAAVKVKALIEQEGRDDLRLRVAVQPGGCSGLRYQLFFDERDLDGDKIQSYDGFEVVVDRMSVPYLGGATIDFADRIDAQGFTIDNPNASGSCACGDSFH; this comes from the coding sequence GTGAGCGCGACTCAGCAGGCGGAAGGTGCGAATACTGAAAGCACCACCGCGATCGGTGTGACACTGACCGACGAAGCCGCAGTCAAGGTGAAGGCCCTGATCGAACAAGAGGGCCGTGACGATCTGCGTCTCCGCGTGGCTGTGCAGCCTGGCGGCTGCTCCGGACTGCGCTACCAGCTGTTCTTCGACGAGCGTGACCTCGACGGAGACAAGATTCAATCCTACGACGGTTTCGAAGTCGTGGTCGACCGCATGAGCGTCCCCTACCTGGGCGGCGCCACGATCGACTTCGCCGACCGCATCGATGCCCAGGGATTCACGATTGACAACCCGAACGCCTCGGGTTCGTGCGCCTGTGGGGATTCCTTCCACTAG
- a CDS encoding carbohydrate kinase family protein, translating into MTIAVTGSIATDHLMYFPGQFRSQLATSRATSSSTDHFSLSYVVDDLVVRRGGVGANIAYGLAQLGLEPILAGAVGKDFDDSFRPYLESSGVDCRHVYISPTAHTARYVCTTDVDMNQISSFYTGATAEAIDIDLLDISKRVGGLDLVVIASNDASAMLKYADQCRHKGIDYVVDIGSQVSQLDDEQVSRLITGATYLFVNEHERALLQSKTGLDLEGLMQRVRVLVTTRGKDGVEMQGRGIDRVTVPIAREIRVYDPTGVGNGFTAGFIAGLSWGVSLRRAAEFGSLLATLVLESVGTQEYAVEPVSFVRRLDESYGPACAAEASARLTPEG; encoded by the coding sequence ATGACGATTGCCGTCACCGGCTCCATCGCCACTGACCACCTGATGTACTTTCCCGGCCAGTTTCGGTCCCAACTGGCCACCTCCCGGGCCACCTCCTCCAGTACCGACCATTTTTCGCTCTCCTACGTCGTCGATGACCTCGTCGTGCGGCGTGGGGGAGTGGGCGCGAACATCGCCTACGGCTTGGCTCAATTGGGTTTGGAACCCATTTTGGCTGGCGCGGTCGGCAAGGACTTCGACGATTCCTTCCGCCCCTACTTGGAAAGCTCTGGGGTCGACTGCCGTCACGTGTACATCTCCCCGACAGCTCACACTGCCCGCTATGTGTGCACCACGGACGTGGACATGAACCAGATTTCCTCGTTCTACACCGGGGCCACGGCTGAGGCGATTGACATCGACCTGCTTGACATCTCCAAGCGAGTCGGCGGGCTCGACCTGGTCGTCATCGCCTCCAATGACGCCAGCGCGATGTTGAAGTACGCCGATCAGTGTCGCCATAAGGGCATTGACTACGTGGTCGACATCGGTTCTCAGGTCTCACAACTAGACGACGAGCAAGTCTCGCGTTTGATCACAGGAGCGACATACCTGTTCGTCAACGAACACGAAAGGGCGCTGTTGCAGTCCAAGACTGGCTTGGACTTGGAAGGCCTGATGCAGCGAGTGCGGGTGTTGGTGACGACTCGTGGCAAGGACGGGGTGGAAATGCAGGGGCGCGGCATTGACCGCGTTACCGTACCGATTGCCCGCGAGATTCGGGTTTATGACCCCACTGGGGTGGGGAATGGATTCACCGCGGGGTTTATCGCAGGACTGTCGTGGGGGGTGTCCTTGCGGCGAGCGGCCGAATTTGGCAGCCTCCTGGCGACTTTGGTGCTGGAGTCTGTTGGCACTCAGGAGTACGCGGTGGAGCCGGTGTCGTTCGTGCGGCGATTGGATGAGTCCTATGGCCCGGCCTGCGCGGCCGAGGCTAGTGCCCGGCTCACGCCGGAGGGTTAG
- a CDS encoding sulfurtransferase TusA family protein, translating to MTFVETLDYRGKRCPLPVIGLAKRLKDAPPQTTVRLLADDPAARVDIPAWCRMRSAELVSAVDAEDHVVYTVTQR from the coding sequence ATTACCTTTGTGGAAACGCTCGACTATCGCGGAAAACGCTGCCCGCTACCGGTCATTGGCCTAGCAAAGCGGCTCAAGGACGCTCCGCCACAGACAACCGTGCGACTGCTCGCCGACGACCCCGCGGCAAGGGTCGACATCCCGGCTTGGTGCCGAATGCGGTCTGCGGAACTGGTGTCGGCGGTCGACGCCGAGGATCACGTGGTCTATACCGTGACCCAACGGTGA